One bacterium genomic region harbors:
- a CDS encoding ABC transporter ATP-binding protein codes for METHSLKKYYGDIRALDGLDLKVGQGEIYGFLGPNGAGKTTTIRILTGTARPTSGEAFAGGFDVQKNPVAAKAAFGVVSQHSNIDSDLTVRENLELHGILHGMGRERRNSRIAELLSFADLAAREHHLARTLSGGMKRKLTIIRALLHEPKILFLDEPTTGLDAGSRRRMWDLVRSIHEGGVSVFLTTHYIEEAEALCRRVGIIDSGKLIAEGTPEELVRGLGTIAVDVSEDGRTVTSYFQTREAAGEFLGKSGKNGRIRPTSLEDLFLKLTGRRVSA; via the coding sequence ATTGAGACGCACTCCCTGAAAAAATATTACGGTGACATCCGCGCCCTCGACGGCCTCGACCTCAAGGTCGGGCAGGGCGAGATTTACGGCTTTCTGGGGCCTAACGGCGCGGGCAAGACCACCACCATACGGATTCTCACCGGCACCGCCAGGCCCACTTCCGGCGAGGCTTTCGCCGGAGGCTTCGACGTGCAGAAAAACCCGGTGGCCGCCAAAGCCGCCTTCGGCGTGGTGAGCCAGCACTCAAACATCGACTCGGATCTTACCGTCAGGGAGAACCTCGAACTCCACGGGATTTTGCACGGCATGGGCAGGGAGCGTAGAAATTCCCGCATTGCCGAGCTTCTCTCCTTCGCCGACCTTGCCGCCAGAGAACACCACCTCGCCCGGACCCTTTCGGGGGGGATGAAGAGAAAGCTCACGATAATCAGGGCCCTCCTCCACGAGCCGAAGATACTCTTTCTCGACGAGCCCACCACCGGCCTCGACGCGGGCTCCCGGAGGAGGATGTGGGACCTCGTCCGCTCTATCCACGAGGGAGGGGTCTCGGTTTTCCTCACCACCCACTACATCGAGGAGGCCGAAGCACTCTGCAGGAGGGTGGGCATAATCGATTCGGGCAAACTCATCGCCGAAGGAACGCCGGAGGAACTTGTCCGGGGGCTCGGAACTATCGCCGTGGACGTCTCGGAGGACGGCAGGACGGTTACCAGCTACTTCCAGACCCGCGAAGCGGCCGGGGAATTCCTCGGCAAAAGCGGCAAGAACGGCAGGATTCGACCCACCAGCCTCGAGGACCTCTTCCTGAAACTCACAGGAAGGAGGGTGTCCGCGTGA
- the cobI gene encoding precorrin-2 C(20)-methyltransferase — translation MVNNFIKHGTLIGIGVGPGDPDLMTVKAIKVMNAVDVIFAAGHKRSGVSIAAEIARPHLLPGKEVVQLNFPHTFDSVDGREPHREAAGIIAETLKKPASAAFLTLGDPMTFSTFTYVRDAVLEILPSATIEAVPGITSFAAAAAATGTPLAEGEETLAIMGAARETEGLLEVIDRADNIVIMKPYKMTERVCEILEERGLADSTFFCTECSRPTQKISRGLGGARNAGPEKYMSLFLVRKKKG, via the coding sequence ATGGTTAATAATTTTATAAAACATGGAACGCTCATCGGCATCGGCGTGGGCCCCGGAGACCCGGACCTGATGACGGTAAAGGCGATAAAGGTCATGAACGCGGTGGACGTTATCTTCGCCGCGGGACACAAGCGCTCCGGCGTCTCCATCGCCGCCGAGATCGCCCGCCCCCACCTTCTTCCCGGCAAGGAGGTGGTGCAGCTCAACTTCCCCCACACCTTCGACTCGGTGGACGGCAGGGAGCCCCACCGCGAGGCCGCAGGGATAATTGCCGAAACCCTTAAAAAGCCAGCCTCGGCGGCTTTCCTGACCCTCGGCGATCCGATGACCTTCTCCACCTTCACCTACGTCCGCGACGCGGTGCTGGAAATCCTTCCCTCCGCTACAATCGAAGCGGTTCCAGGAATCACCTCCTTCGCGGCTGCGGCGGCGGCGACGGGAACACCCCTCGCCGAGGGTGAGGAGACGCTGGCGATTATGGGCGCGGCGAGGGAGACCGAGGGGCTTCTGGAGGTCATCGACAGGGCGGACAACATCGTTATAATGAAGCCCTACAAAATGACCGAGAGGGTCTGCGAAATCCTTGAGGAGCGCGGCCTTGCGGACTCCACTTTTTTCTGTACCGAGTGCTCCCGCCCGACGCAGAAAATATCGCGGGGGCTTGGTGGAGCGAGAAACGCGGGGCCTGAGAAATACATGAGTCTCTTTCTGGTGAGAAAGAAAAAGGGGTGA
- the typA gene encoding translational GTPase TypA, with translation MDHQEFRTIAIIAHVDHGKTTLVDAMLWQSGTFRENEKVDERVMDSNDLERERGITILAKNTSVYYKGVKINIVDTPGHADFGGEVERTLQMVDGVILLVDAAEGPLPQTRFVLQKALSLGLPPIVVLNKIDRPDRRPGEVLDEIYDLFIDLDAAEEQLDFPVYYTNARKGTAHKEIDDVSEDLRPLFEEILKTVPPAKGDRASSTQFLVTSLDYNDYVGKLAIGRLFNGTVKPNTQYALSKAEGLKNVKTTVVYTHQGLKRIETPEAEAGDIIAVAGIDDISIGDTLTSVDNPQPMKRIHVDEPTISMIFSVNTSPFAGREGDFVTSRQIRARLEKEIVHNVSLKLEIPEPDKFIVLGRGELQLAILIEMMRREGFEMSVSKPQVVTKEIDGVLHEPMELVIVDCPDEFVGVITEKLASRKGRMTQMHNPGHGRVRMEFRIPSRGLIGLRSEFLTDTRGTGIMNSLFDGYEPWQGQIVGRINGALIADRRGKATNYSLFHLQPRGVLFIGPTIEAYEGMIIGENNKENDLDVNVIREKKLTNMRAAGSEDAMRLIPPREMTLEHALEWIDDDELVEVTPKSIRVRKKILQFNMRPKKNREQE, from the coding sequence ATGGATCATCAGGAATTTCGTACAATAGCAATTATCGCCCACGTAGACCACGGCAAGACCACCCTCGTTGACGCCATGCTCTGGCAGAGCGGAACCTTCCGCGAAAACGAAAAGGTGGACGAGCGGGTGATGGACTCCAACGACCTCGAAAGAGAGAGGGGGATAACCATACTCGCCAAGAACACCTCCGTCTACTACAAGGGCGTGAAGATTAACATAGTGGACACCCCCGGCCACGCCGATTTCGGCGGAGAGGTCGAGCGCACCCTCCAGATGGTGGACGGAGTCATCCTGCTGGTCGATGCGGCGGAGGGGCCGCTGCCCCAGACCAGGTTCGTCCTCCAGAAGGCTCTTTCGCTCGGGCTTCCCCCCATCGTGGTTCTGAACAAGATCGACCGCCCCGACAGGAGGCCCGGCGAGGTGCTTGACGAGATCTACGATCTCTTCATCGATCTCGACGCCGCCGAGGAGCAGCTCGATTTTCCCGTCTACTACACCAACGCCCGGAAGGGGACGGCCCACAAGGAGATCGACGACGTTTCCGAAGACCTCCGGCCCCTCTTCGAGGAGATACTGAAGACCGTTCCTCCGGCCAAGGGCGATCGGGCTTCGTCTACCCAGTTTCTGGTCACCAGCCTCGATTACAACGACTACGTCGGAAAGCTCGCCATAGGCAGGCTTTTCAACGGAACGGTAAAGCCCAACACCCAGTACGCGCTCTCGAAGGCGGAAGGGCTGAAAAACGTAAAGACCACCGTGGTCTACACCCATCAGGGACTCAAGCGAATCGAGACCCCGGAAGCCGAAGCGGGCGACATAATAGCCGTGGCCGGCATCGACGACATCTCCATCGGCGACACGCTTACCTCGGTGGACAACCCGCAGCCGATGAAGCGCATCCACGTTGACGAGCCGACGATCTCGATGATCTTCTCGGTCAACACCTCCCCCTTCGCCGGGAGGGAGGGCGATTTCGTCACCTCCCGCCAGATTCGCGCGAGGCTTGAAAAGGAGATAGTCCACAACGTCAGCCTGAAACTGGAGATACCCGAGCCGGACAAATTCATCGTTTTGGGGCGCGGCGAACTCCAGCTCGCGATTCTGATCGAGATGATGCGCCGCGAAGGGTTCGAGATGTCCGTCTCGAAGCCGCAGGTGGTGACCAAGGAGATCGACGGCGTCCTTCACGAGCCTATGGAGCTTGTCATAGTCGACTGCCCGGATGAGTTCGTCGGCGTGATAACCGAAAAGCTCGCTTCCAGAAAGGGCAGGATGACCCAGATGCACAACCCCGGCCACGGGCGCGTGCGGATGGAGTTTCGCATCCCTTCCAGAGGGCTTATCGGCCTTCGTAGCGAGTTTTTGACCGACACGAGGGGCACCGGGATAATGAACAGCCTTTTCGACGGCTACGAACCGTGGCAGGGGCAGATAGTGGGCAGGATAAACGGGGCTCTCATCGCCGACAGAAGAGGCAAAGCGACGAATTACTCCCTTTTTCACCTCCAGCCGCGCGGCGTGCTCTTCATCGGCCCCACAATCGAGGCCTACGAGGGGATGATAATCGGGGAAAACAACAAGGAAAACGACCTCGACGTCAACGTCATCCGTGAAAAGAAGCTGACCAACATGCGCGCGGCGGGCTCCGAGGACGCCATGAGGCTGATTCCCCCCAGGGAGATGACCCTCGAACACGCCCTGGAGTGGATAGACGACGACGAACTTGTCGAAGTCACCCCCAAGTCGATACGAGTCCGCAAAAAGATACTCCAGTTCAACATGCGGCCGAAAAAGAATAGGGAACAGGAGTAA